In the genome of Neodiprion pinetum isolate iyNeoPine1 chromosome 2, iyNeoPine1.2, whole genome shotgun sequence, one region contains:
- the metro gene encoding MAGUK p55 subfamily member 7 isoform X5, with protein sequence MENVNRDAALSKLLASLEKNKAELPSCTDEEFGFLSELLRSKELNALVNVHNKITSNSKDDKFFPVLSNAMDVDIDVLDLLSTRTHVSEDCKELFHLLQKPHIQGLLCAHDSVAQKDYYPRPPEIHAEVDEDEEYVKLVQLVKSDEPLGATIRNCEETGKIIFVRIMLGGAADRSGVIHAGDEICEVNGISVEGKTPSYVLEILKNTKGTISFVIIPADSKSGVRESKVRVRAHFSYTAADDPFIPCKEAGLDFVKGDVLHIVSQDDSHWWQARREGDRNMRAGLIPSRALQERIIVLQRHMKEQNDETDNIKNDDFDREEMPTYEEVAKLYPRPGSYRPIVLVGPPGVGRNELKRRLIATDPEKYRTPIPYTSRPPRLGEVNGKEYFFVTRERITEDIASGKFVEYGEYKGNLYGTSRESVESLVNAGYVCVLSPHYQAVKMLRNPQLKPFVIFIKPPKFEILKETRNEARARSTFDEKNSRGFTDDEFHEMIHRSERIEYHYSHHFDETIINADLSMAFEQLVNAIIRVETEPMWVPASWVQ encoded by the exons ATGGAAAACGTTAACCGGGATGCAG CGTTATCAAAGCTCCTCGCCTCCTTGGAAAAGAACAAGGCGGAACTGCCAAGCTGCACCGACGAAGAATTTGGCTTTCTGAGCGAACTGCTCAGATCAAAAGAGCTCAATGCGCTGGTCAATGTTCACAACAAGATAACCAGCAACTCAAAGgatgacaaattttttcctgtACTCTCTAATGCCATGGATGTCGACATCGATGTTTTGGATCTACTATCGACAAGGACACATGTATCCGAAGATTGCAAGGAACTCTTTCATCTATTGCAGAAGCCTCATATCCAG GGCTTGCTGTGCGCTCACGACTCCGTTGCTCAAAAGGACTACTACCCAAGGCCGCCAGAAATACACGCGGAAGTCGACGAAGATGAAGAGTACGTCAAACTTGTACAGCTTGTTAAATCCGACGAGCCTTTG gGGGCGACGATAAGAAACTGCGAAGAAACCGGCAAGATCATCTTTGTTCGGATAATGCTGGGAGGCGCAGCGGATAGATCCGGCGTTATTCACGCCGGCGACGAGATTTGCGAGGTGAATGGTATCAGCGTTGAAGGAAAGACACCGAGTTATGTGCTGGAAATTCTG aaaaatacgaaaggCACCATCTCGTTTGTGATTATTCCAGCGGATAGCAAGTCTGGCGTCAGGGAAAGCAAG GTTCGTGTTCGGGCACATTTCTCATACACCGCGGCTGATGATCCTTTCATACCTTGCAAGGAAGCAGGCTTGGATTTTGTCAAGGGAGATGTACTTCATATTGTTAGTCAGGACGATTCTCATTG GTGGCAAGCACGACGTGAAGGCGATCGCAATATGCGAGCTGGTCTCATACCGAGCCGAGCCCTCCAGGAGCGAATCATCGTCTTACAGCGTCACATGAAGGAGCAGAATGACGAAACTGACAACATAA AAAACGATGACTTTGACCGCGAGGAGATGCCAACTTACGAGGAAGTCGCCAAGCTCTATCCGAGGCCCGGGTCCTACAGGCCCATCGTTCTTGTTGGGCCTCCTGGAGTCGGCAGGAACGAACTGAAGCGCAGACTCATTGCTACTGATCCAGAAAAATACAGGACGCCAATCCCCT ACACTTCAAGACCACCCAGACTTGGCGAGGTGAACGGCAAAGAGTATTTCTTCGTGACGCGTGAAAGGATCACCGAAGACATAGCCTCTGGGAAGTTCGTAGAGTATGGAGAATATAAAGGAAATCTTTACGGCACAAGCAGGGAGAGTGTAGAATCCCTGGTGAATGCCGGATACGTTTGTGTGCTCAGTCCGCATTACCAGGCCGTCAAGATGCTGCGGAATCCGCAGCTCAAGCCGTTCGTTATCTTCATCAAACCACCTAAATTCGAGATCCTTAAAGAAACTAGGAACGAAGCAAGGGCAAGATCCACATTTGACGAGAAAAACTCACGGGGTTTTACG GACGACGAGTTCCACGAAATGATTCACCGCAGTGAACGAATAGAATACCACTATTCTCATCATTTCGATGAAACTATCATCAATGCAGACCTGTCAATGGCTTTTGAGCAGCTCGTAAACGCAATTATAAGAGTAGAAACTGAACCCATGTGGGTTCCGGCCTCTTGGGTCCAGTGA
- the metro gene encoding MAGUK p55 subfamily member 7 isoform X1 has translation MENVNRDAALSKLLASLEKNKAELPSCTDEEFGFLSELLRSKELNALVNVHNKITSNSKDDKFFPVLSNAMDVDIDVLDLLSTRTHVSEDCKELFHLLQKPHIQGLLCAHDSVAQKDYYPRPPEIHAEVDEDEEYVKLVQLVKSDEPLCGAEVEPFVGATIRNCEETGKIIFVRIMLGGAADRSGVIHAGDEICEVNGISVEGKTPSYVLEILKNTKGTISFVIIPADSKSGVRESKVRVRAHFSYTAADDPFIPCKEAGLDFVKGDVLHIVSQDDSHWWQARREGDRNMRAGLIPSRALQERIIVLQRHMKEQNDETDNISLCSVPVPLPALCPRPQTSSHVVPTKCNLQALKTKKIMYDVAENDDFDREEMPTYEEVAKLYPRPGSYRPIVLVGPPGVGRNELKRRLIATDPEKYRTPIPYTSRPPRLGEVNGKEYFFVTRERITEDIASGKFVEYGEYKGNLYGTSRESVESLVNAGYVCVLSPHYQAVKMLRNPQLKPFVIFIKPPKFEILKETRNEARARSTFDEKNSRGFTDDEFHEMIHRSERIEYHYSHHFDETIINADLSMAFEQLVNAIIRVETEPMWVPASWVQ, from the exons ATGGAAAACGTTAACCGGGATGCAG CGTTATCAAAGCTCCTCGCCTCCTTGGAAAAGAACAAGGCGGAACTGCCAAGCTGCACCGACGAAGAATTTGGCTTTCTGAGCGAACTGCTCAGATCAAAAGAGCTCAATGCGCTGGTCAATGTTCACAACAAGATAACCAGCAACTCAAAGgatgacaaattttttcctgtACTCTCTAATGCCATGGATGTCGACATCGATGTTTTGGATCTACTATCGACAAGGACACATGTATCCGAAGATTGCAAGGAACTCTTTCATCTATTGCAGAAGCCTCATATCCAG GGCTTGCTGTGCGCTCACGACTCCGTTGCTCAAAAGGACTACTACCCAAGGCCGCCAGAAATACACGCGGAAGTCGACGAAGATGAAGAGTACGTCAAACTTGTACAGCTTGTTAAATCCGACGAGCCTTTG TGTGGTGCTGAAGTTGAACCATTTGTG gGGGCGACGATAAGAAACTGCGAAGAAACCGGCAAGATCATCTTTGTTCGGATAATGCTGGGAGGCGCAGCGGATAGATCCGGCGTTATTCACGCCGGCGACGAGATTTGCGAGGTGAATGGTATCAGCGTTGAAGGAAAGACACCGAGTTATGTGCTGGAAATTCTG aaaaatacgaaaggCACCATCTCGTTTGTGATTATTCCAGCGGATAGCAAGTCTGGCGTCAGGGAAAGCAAG GTTCGTGTTCGGGCACATTTCTCATACACCGCGGCTGATGATCCTTTCATACCTTGCAAGGAAGCAGGCTTGGATTTTGTCAAGGGAGATGTACTTCATATTGTTAGTCAGGACGATTCTCATTG GTGGCAAGCACGACGTGAAGGCGATCGCAATATGCGAGCTGGTCTCATACCGAGCCGAGCCCTCCAGGAGCGAATCATCGTCTTACAGCGTCACATGAAGGAGCAGAATGACGAAACTGACAACATAA GTCTGTGTTCTGTTCCAGTGCCTTTGCCTGCCCTGTGCCCTCGTCCCCAGACCTCCTCGCACGTCGTGCCCACAAAGTGCAACTTGCAAGCTCTTAAGACTAAAAAGATCATGTATGACGTGGCAGAAAACGATGACTTTGACCGCGAGGAGATGCCAACTTACGAGGAAGTCGCCAAGCTCTATCCGAGGCCCGGGTCCTACAGGCCCATCGTTCTTGTTGGGCCTCCTGGAGTCGGCAGGAACGAACTGAAGCGCAGACTCATTGCTACTGATCCAGAAAAATACAGGACGCCAATCCCCT ACACTTCAAGACCACCCAGACTTGGCGAGGTGAACGGCAAAGAGTATTTCTTCGTGACGCGTGAAAGGATCACCGAAGACATAGCCTCTGGGAAGTTCGTAGAGTATGGAGAATATAAAGGAAATCTTTACGGCACAAGCAGGGAGAGTGTAGAATCCCTGGTGAATGCCGGATACGTTTGTGTGCTCAGTCCGCATTACCAGGCCGTCAAGATGCTGCGGAATCCGCAGCTCAAGCCGTTCGTTATCTTCATCAAACCACCTAAATTCGAGATCCTTAAAGAAACTAGGAACGAAGCAAGGGCAAGATCCACATTTGACGAGAAAAACTCACGGGGTTTTACG GACGACGAGTTCCACGAAATGATTCACCGCAGTGAACGAATAGAATACCACTATTCTCATCATTTCGATGAAACTATCATCAATGCAGACCTGTCAATGGCTTTTGAGCAGCTCGTAAACGCAATTATAAGAGTAGAAACTGAACCCATGTGGGTTCCGGCCTCTTGGGTCCAGTGA
- the metro gene encoding MAGUK p55 subfamily member 7 isoform X2: protein MENVNRDAALSKLLASLEKNKAELPSCTDEEFGFLSELLRSKELNALVNVHNKITSNSKDDKFFPVLSNAMDVDIDVLDLLSTRTHVSEDCKELFHLLQKPHIQGLLCAHDSVAQKDYYPRPPEIHAEVDEDEEYVKLVQLVKSDEPLCGAEVEPFVGATIRNCEETGKIIFVRIMLGGAADRSGVIHAGDEICEVNGISVEGKTPSYVLEILKNTKGTISFVIIPADSKSGVRESKVRVRAHFSYTAADDPFIPCKEAGLDFVKGDVLHIVSQDDSHWWQARREGDRNMRAGLIPSRALQERIIVLQRHMKEQNDETDNIMPLPALCPRPQTSSHVVPTKCNLQALKTKKIMYDVAENDDFDREEMPTYEEVAKLYPRPGSYRPIVLVGPPGVGRNELKRRLIATDPEKYRTPIPYTSRPPRLGEVNGKEYFFVTRERITEDIASGKFVEYGEYKGNLYGTSRESVESLVNAGYVCVLSPHYQAVKMLRNPQLKPFVIFIKPPKFEILKETRNEARARSTFDEKNSRGFTDDEFHEMIHRSERIEYHYSHHFDETIINADLSMAFEQLVNAIIRVETEPMWVPASWVQ, encoded by the exons ATGGAAAACGTTAACCGGGATGCAG CGTTATCAAAGCTCCTCGCCTCCTTGGAAAAGAACAAGGCGGAACTGCCAAGCTGCACCGACGAAGAATTTGGCTTTCTGAGCGAACTGCTCAGATCAAAAGAGCTCAATGCGCTGGTCAATGTTCACAACAAGATAACCAGCAACTCAAAGgatgacaaattttttcctgtACTCTCTAATGCCATGGATGTCGACATCGATGTTTTGGATCTACTATCGACAAGGACACATGTATCCGAAGATTGCAAGGAACTCTTTCATCTATTGCAGAAGCCTCATATCCAG GGCTTGCTGTGCGCTCACGACTCCGTTGCTCAAAAGGACTACTACCCAAGGCCGCCAGAAATACACGCGGAAGTCGACGAAGATGAAGAGTACGTCAAACTTGTACAGCTTGTTAAATCCGACGAGCCTTTG TGTGGTGCTGAAGTTGAACCATTTGTG gGGGCGACGATAAGAAACTGCGAAGAAACCGGCAAGATCATCTTTGTTCGGATAATGCTGGGAGGCGCAGCGGATAGATCCGGCGTTATTCACGCCGGCGACGAGATTTGCGAGGTGAATGGTATCAGCGTTGAAGGAAAGACACCGAGTTATGTGCTGGAAATTCTG aaaaatacgaaaggCACCATCTCGTTTGTGATTATTCCAGCGGATAGCAAGTCTGGCGTCAGGGAAAGCAAG GTTCGTGTTCGGGCACATTTCTCATACACCGCGGCTGATGATCCTTTCATACCTTGCAAGGAAGCAGGCTTGGATTTTGTCAAGGGAGATGTACTTCATATTGTTAGTCAGGACGATTCTCATTG GTGGCAAGCACGACGTGAAGGCGATCGCAATATGCGAGCTGGTCTCATACCGAGCCGAGCCCTCCAGGAGCGAATCATCGTCTTACAGCGTCACATGAAGGAGCAGAATGACGAAACTGACAACATAA TGCCTTTGCCTGCCCTGTGCCCTCGTCCCCAGACCTCCTCGCACGTCGTGCCCACAAAGTGCAACTTGCAAGCTCTTAAGACTAAAAAGATCATGTATGACGTGGCAGAAAACGATGACTTTGACCGCGAGGAGATGCCAACTTACGAGGAAGTCGCCAAGCTCTATCCGAGGCCCGGGTCCTACAGGCCCATCGTTCTTGTTGGGCCTCCTGGAGTCGGCAGGAACGAACTGAAGCGCAGACTCATTGCTACTGATCCAGAAAAATACAGGACGCCAATCCCCT ACACTTCAAGACCACCCAGACTTGGCGAGGTGAACGGCAAAGAGTATTTCTTCGTGACGCGTGAAAGGATCACCGAAGACATAGCCTCTGGGAAGTTCGTAGAGTATGGAGAATATAAAGGAAATCTTTACGGCACAAGCAGGGAGAGTGTAGAATCCCTGGTGAATGCCGGATACGTTTGTGTGCTCAGTCCGCATTACCAGGCCGTCAAGATGCTGCGGAATCCGCAGCTCAAGCCGTTCGTTATCTTCATCAAACCACCTAAATTCGAGATCCTTAAAGAAACTAGGAACGAAGCAAGGGCAAGATCCACATTTGACGAGAAAAACTCACGGGGTTTTACG GACGACGAGTTCCACGAAATGATTCACCGCAGTGAACGAATAGAATACCACTATTCTCATCATTTCGATGAAACTATCATCAATGCAGACCTGTCAATGGCTTTTGAGCAGCTCGTAAACGCAATTATAAGAGTAGAAACTGAACCCATGTGGGTTCCGGCCTCTTGGGTCCAGTGA
- the metro gene encoding MAGUK p55 subfamily member 7 isoform X4: protein MENVNRDAALSKLLASLEKNKAELPSCTDEEFGFLSELLRSKELNALVNVHNKITSNSKDDKFFPVLSNAMDVDIDVLDLLSTRTHVSEDCKELFHLLQKPHIQGLLCAHDSVAQKDYYPRPPEIHAEVDEDEEYVKLVQLVKSDEPLCGAEVEPFVGATIRNCEETGKIIFVRIMLGGAADRSGVIHAGDEICEVNGISVEGKTPSYVLEILKNTKGTISFVIIPADSKSGVRESKVRVRAHFSYTAADDPFIPCKEAGLDFVKGDVLHIVSQDDSHWWQARREGDRNMRAGLIPSRALQERIIVLQRHMKEQNDETDNIKNDDFDREEMPTYEEVAKLYPRPGSYRPIVLVGPPGVGRNELKRRLIATDPEKYRTPIPYTSRPPRLGEVNGKEYFFVTRERITEDIASGKFVEYGEYKGNLYGTSRESVESLVNAGYVCVLSPHYQAVKMLRNPQLKPFVIFIKPPKFEILKETRNEARARSTFDEKNSRGFTDDEFHEMIHRSERIEYHYSHHFDETIINADLSMAFEQLVNAIIRVETEPMWVPASWVQ, encoded by the exons ATGGAAAACGTTAACCGGGATGCAG CGTTATCAAAGCTCCTCGCCTCCTTGGAAAAGAACAAGGCGGAACTGCCAAGCTGCACCGACGAAGAATTTGGCTTTCTGAGCGAACTGCTCAGATCAAAAGAGCTCAATGCGCTGGTCAATGTTCACAACAAGATAACCAGCAACTCAAAGgatgacaaattttttcctgtACTCTCTAATGCCATGGATGTCGACATCGATGTTTTGGATCTACTATCGACAAGGACACATGTATCCGAAGATTGCAAGGAACTCTTTCATCTATTGCAGAAGCCTCATATCCAG GGCTTGCTGTGCGCTCACGACTCCGTTGCTCAAAAGGACTACTACCCAAGGCCGCCAGAAATACACGCGGAAGTCGACGAAGATGAAGAGTACGTCAAACTTGTACAGCTTGTTAAATCCGACGAGCCTTTG TGTGGTGCTGAAGTTGAACCATTTGTG gGGGCGACGATAAGAAACTGCGAAGAAACCGGCAAGATCATCTTTGTTCGGATAATGCTGGGAGGCGCAGCGGATAGATCCGGCGTTATTCACGCCGGCGACGAGATTTGCGAGGTGAATGGTATCAGCGTTGAAGGAAAGACACCGAGTTATGTGCTGGAAATTCTG aaaaatacgaaaggCACCATCTCGTTTGTGATTATTCCAGCGGATAGCAAGTCTGGCGTCAGGGAAAGCAAG GTTCGTGTTCGGGCACATTTCTCATACACCGCGGCTGATGATCCTTTCATACCTTGCAAGGAAGCAGGCTTGGATTTTGTCAAGGGAGATGTACTTCATATTGTTAGTCAGGACGATTCTCATTG GTGGCAAGCACGACGTGAAGGCGATCGCAATATGCGAGCTGGTCTCATACCGAGCCGAGCCCTCCAGGAGCGAATCATCGTCTTACAGCGTCACATGAAGGAGCAGAATGACGAAACTGACAACATAA AAAACGATGACTTTGACCGCGAGGAGATGCCAACTTACGAGGAAGTCGCCAAGCTCTATCCGAGGCCCGGGTCCTACAGGCCCATCGTTCTTGTTGGGCCTCCTGGAGTCGGCAGGAACGAACTGAAGCGCAGACTCATTGCTACTGATCCAGAAAAATACAGGACGCCAATCCCCT ACACTTCAAGACCACCCAGACTTGGCGAGGTGAACGGCAAAGAGTATTTCTTCGTGACGCGTGAAAGGATCACCGAAGACATAGCCTCTGGGAAGTTCGTAGAGTATGGAGAATATAAAGGAAATCTTTACGGCACAAGCAGGGAGAGTGTAGAATCCCTGGTGAATGCCGGATACGTTTGTGTGCTCAGTCCGCATTACCAGGCCGTCAAGATGCTGCGGAATCCGCAGCTCAAGCCGTTCGTTATCTTCATCAAACCACCTAAATTCGAGATCCTTAAAGAAACTAGGAACGAAGCAAGGGCAAGATCCACATTTGACGAGAAAAACTCACGGGGTTTTACG GACGACGAGTTCCACGAAATGATTCACCGCAGTGAACGAATAGAATACCACTATTCTCATCATTTCGATGAAACTATCATCAATGCAGACCTGTCAATGGCTTTTGAGCAGCTCGTAAACGCAATTATAAGAGTAGAAACTGAACCCATGTGGGTTCCGGCCTCTTGGGTCCAGTGA
- the metro gene encoding MAGUK p55 subfamily member 7 isoform X3, whose amino-acid sequence MENVNRDAALSKLLASLEKNKAELPSCTDEEFGFLSELLRSKELNALVNVHNKITSNSKDDKFFPVLSNAMDVDIDVLDLLSTRTHVSEDCKELFHLLQKPHIQGLLCAHDSVAQKDYYPRPPEIHAEVDEDEEYVKLVQLVKSDEPLGATIRNCEETGKIIFVRIMLGGAADRSGVIHAGDEICEVNGISVEGKTPSYVLEILKNTKGTISFVIIPADSKSGVRESKVRVRAHFSYTAADDPFIPCKEAGLDFVKGDVLHIVSQDDSHWWQARREGDRNMRAGLIPSRALQERIIVLQRHMKEQNDETDNISLCSVPVPLPALCPRPQTSSHVVPTKCNLQALKTKKIMYDVAENDDFDREEMPTYEEVAKLYPRPGSYRPIVLVGPPGVGRNELKRRLIATDPEKYRTPIPYTSRPPRLGEVNGKEYFFVTRERITEDIASGKFVEYGEYKGNLYGTSRESVESLVNAGYVCVLSPHYQAVKMLRNPQLKPFVIFIKPPKFEILKETRNEARARSTFDEKNSRGFTDDEFHEMIHRSERIEYHYSHHFDETIINADLSMAFEQLVNAIIRVETEPMWVPASWVQ is encoded by the exons ATGGAAAACGTTAACCGGGATGCAG CGTTATCAAAGCTCCTCGCCTCCTTGGAAAAGAACAAGGCGGAACTGCCAAGCTGCACCGACGAAGAATTTGGCTTTCTGAGCGAACTGCTCAGATCAAAAGAGCTCAATGCGCTGGTCAATGTTCACAACAAGATAACCAGCAACTCAAAGgatgacaaattttttcctgtACTCTCTAATGCCATGGATGTCGACATCGATGTTTTGGATCTACTATCGACAAGGACACATGTATCCGAAGATTGCAAGGAACTCTTTCATCTATTGCAGAAGCCTCATATCCAG GGCTTGCTGTGCGCTCACGACTCCGTTGCTCAAAAGGACTACTACCCAAGGCCGCCAGAAATACACGCGGAAGTCGACGAAGATGAAGAGTACGTCAAACTTGTACAGCTTGTTAAATCCGACGAGCCTTTG gGGGCGACGATAAGAAACTGCGAAGAAACCGGCAAGATCATCTTTGTTCGGATAATGCTGGGAGGCGCAGCGGATAGATCCGGCGTTATTCACGCCGGCGACGAGATTTGCGAGGTGAATGGTATCAGCGTTGAAGGAAAGACACCGAGTTATGTGCTGGAAATTCTG aaaaatacgaaaggCACCATCTCGTTTGTGATTATTCCAGCGGATAGCAAGTCTGGCGTCAGGGAAAGCAAG GTTCGTGTTCGGGCACATTTCTCATACACCGCGGCTGATGATCCTTTCATACCTTGCAAGGAAGCAGGCTTGGATTTTGTCAAGGGAGATGTACTTCATATTGTTAGTCAGGACGATTCTCATTG GTGGCAAGCACGACGTGAAGGCGATCGCAATATGCGAGCTGGTCTCATACCGAGCCGAGCCCTCCAGGAGCGAATCATCGTCTTACAGCGTCACATGAAGGAGCAGAATGACGAAACTGACAACATAA GTCTGTGTTCTGTTCCAGTGCCTTTGCCTGCCCTGTGCCCTCGTCCCCAGACCTCCTCGCACGTCGTGCCCACAAAGTGCAACTTGCAAGCTCTTAAGACTAAAAAGATCATGTATGACGTGGCAGAAAACGATGACTTTGACCGCGAGGAGATGCCAACTTACGAGGAAGTCGCCAAGCTCTATCCGAGGCCCGGGTCCTACAGGCCCATCGTTCTTGTTGGGCCTCCTGGAGTCGGCAGGAACGAACTGAAGCGCAGACTCATTGCTACTGATCCAGAAAAATACAGGACGCCAATCCCCT ACACTTCAAGACCACCCAGACTTGGCGAGGTGAACGGCAAAGAGTATTTCTTCGTGACGCGTGAAAGGATCACCGAAGACATAGCCTCTGGGAAGTTCGTAGAGTATGGAGAATATAAAGGAAATCTTTACGGCACAAGCAGGGAGAGTGTAGAATCCCTGGTGAATGCCGGATACGTTTGTGTGCTCAGTCCGCATTACCAGGCCGTCAAGATGCTGCGGAATCCGCAGCTCAAGCCGTTCGTTATCTTCATCAAACCACCTAAATTCGAGATCCTTAAAGAAACTAGGAACGAAGCAAGGGCAAGATCCACATTTGACGAGAAAAACTCACGGGGTTTTACG GACGACGAGTTCCACGAAATGATTCACCGCAGTGAACGAATAGAATACCACTATTCTCATCATTTCGATGAAACTATCATCAATGCAGACCTGTCAATGGCTTTTGAGCAGCTCGTAAACGCAATTATAAGAGTAGAAACTGAACCCATGTGGGTTCCGGCCTCTTGGGTCCAGTGA
- the metro gene encoding MAGUK p55 subfamily member 7 isoform X6 has product MDVDIDVLDLLSTRTHVSEDCKELFHLLQKPHIQGLLCAHDSVAQKDYYPRPPEIHAEVDEDEEYVKLVQLVKSDEPLCGAEVEPFVGATIRNCEETGKIIFVRIMLGGAADRSGVIHAGDEICEVNGISVEGKTPSYVLEILKNTKGTISFVIIPADSKSGVRESKVRVRAHFSYTAADDPFIPCKEAGLDFVKGDVLHIVSQDDSHWWQARREGDRNMRAGLIPSRALQERIIVLQRHMKEQNDETDNISLCSVPVPLPALCPRPQTSSHVVPTKCNLQALKTKKIMYDVAENDDFDREEMPTYEEVAKLYPRPGSYRPIVLVGPPGVGRNELKRRLIATDPEKYRTPIPYTSRPPRLGEVNGKEYFFVTRERITEDIASGKFVEYGEYKGNLYGTSRESVESLVNAGYVCVLSPHYQAVKMLRNPQLKPFVIFIKPPKFEILKETRNEARARSTFDEKNSRGFTDDEFHEMIHRSERIEYHYSHHFDETIINADLSMAFEQLVNAIIRVETEPMWVPASWVQ; this is encoded by the exons ATGGATGTCGACATCGATGTTTTGGATCTACTATCGACAAGGACACATGTATCCGAAGATTGCAAGGAACTCTTTCATCTATTGCAGAAGCCTCATATCCAG GGCTTGCTGTGCGCTCACGACTCCGTTGCTCAAAAGGACTACTACCCAAGGCCGCCAGAAATACACGCGGAAGTCGACGAAGATGAAGAGTACGTCAAACTTGTACAGCTTGTTAAATCCGACGAGCCTTTG TGTGGTGCTGAAGTTGAACCATTTGTG gGGGCGACGATAAGAAACTGCGAAGAAACCGGCAAGATCATCTTTGTTCGGATAATGCTGGGAGGCGCAGCGGATAGATCCGGCGTTATTCACGCCGGCGACGAGATTTGCGAGGTGAATGGTATCAGCGTTGAAGGAAAGACACCGAGTTATGTGCTGGAAATTCTG aaaaatacgaaaggCACCATCTCGTTTGTGATTATTCCAGCGGATAGCAAGTCTGGCGTCAGGGAAAGCAAG GTTCGTGTTCGGGCACATTTCTCATACACCGCGGCTGATGATCCTTTCATACCTTGCAAGGAAGCAGGCTTGGATTTTGTCAAGGGAGATGTACTTCATATTGTTAGTCAGGACGATTCTCATTG GTGGCAAGCACGACGTGAAGGCGATCGCAATATGCGAGCTGGTCTCATACCGAGCCGAGCCCTCCAGGAGCGAATCATCGTCTTACAGCGTCACATGAAGGAGCAGAATGACGAAACTGACAACATAA GTCTGTGTTCTGTTCCAGTGCCTTTGCCTGCCCTGTGCCCTCGTCCCCAGACCTCCTCGCACGTCGTGCCCACAAAGTGCAACTTGCAAGCTCTTAAGACTAAAAAGATCATGTATGACGTGGCAGAAAACGATGACTTTGACCGCGAGGAGATGCCAACTTACGAGGAAGTCGCCAAGCTCTATCCGAGGCCCGGGTCCTACAGGCCCATCGTTCTTGTTGGGCCTCCTGGAGTCGGCAGGAACGAACTGAAGCGCAGACTCATTGCTACTGATCCAGAAAAATACAGGACGCCAATCCCCT ACACTTCAAGACCACCCAGACTTGGCGAGGTGAACGGCAAAGAGTATTTCTTCGTGACGCGTGAAAGGATCACCGAAGACATAGCCTCTGGGAAGTTCGTAGAGTATGGAGAATATAAAGGAAATCTTTACGGCACAAGCAGGGAGAGTGTAGAATCCCTGGTGAATGCCGGATACGTTTGTGTGCTCAGTCCGCATTACCAGGCCGTCAAGATGCTGCGGAATCCGCAGCTCAAGCCGTTCGTTATCTTCATCAAACCACCTAAATTCGAGATCCTTAAAGAAACTAGGAACGAAGCAAGGGCAAGATCCACATTTGACGAGAAAAACTCACGGGGTTTTACG GACGACGAGTTCCACGAAATGATTCACCGCAGTGAACGAATAGAATACCACTATTCTCATCATTTCGATGAAACTATCATCAATGCAGACCTGTCAATGGCTTTTGAGCAGCTCGTAAACGCAATTATAAGAGTAGAAACTGAACCCATGTGGGTTCCGGCCTCTTGGGTCCAGTGA